The sequence below is a genomic window from Coffea arabica cultivar ET-39 chromosome 4c, Coffea Arabica ET-39 HiFi, whole genome shotgun sequence.
ATAACCTGAAATTTAGGAACTGGCCGAATATGAAGAGGGGCCAGAAGTAGAAAGGAGGCGGCCAAGAAAGCGTTGAAACGGCAAGCAGAGATGCAAACTGAACCAACTTCAGAAAATGAGACACCATTGCCATAACTTTGCAGGGGTCACTTCCTTTCCCCCATAGATTTACCCATGTCTGAGGCTGAGTCCACAGCCAATAGTAAAATGGGAATGGTGATATCACCCCTAAGCAAGCCAGCAAACCCATAATTTTTCCCTTTATCGAAGTACTGTTACTATCCACCAGGATTCCTTCCTTAATTTCTGAGCTCAATTGGTTCGAGTGTTTCATCAATCTGGGCGAAGAAACTGATTTTGTGACGTTGTTGTCCTGGGTTGCCATGGGCTGGGAGTTTTGGATGCTTCCTACCGGTGGGCTGGATGTCGTGTCTTGAACGATTGGACTTGTTGGCCCATAAAATCAGATTTAGTTATAATAGAAAAGCTTTCCTGGCCCATTAAATCATATTTCCGTTTGAGAATAAATTGCATAAATGGTCCCTCATATTTGCAAAACTATCCTTCTCTAGTCTTCTACATTTTTTGGTTCCTAAAACATTTACAGTGCGTTTGAGAGGAGAGAAATTTggccagaaaagaaaagaaagtgatACGGGAAATCAATTTTCCATCTTTGAGGAGATTCTTGATGTTAGAAAAGAAAGCTAGATCTGTTAATGAAAATGAACTGATTTAGTTAGATCTATTTAACACTACGGTAGAGAAAAGTTTTCTGCCCATTTTGGGCTGATTTGGATGAAAAGTGGAAGAGTgcctataattttttttgttcaaaatgCCAATTGTGTTCTTAAATGGTTATtgaataaatttttaatgacatatGTATTCAAaatcttttcacttttttcttttaattctcaaacaacatcaaaatcacttattttcttttcttttataacttaaggtttcttttcttttcttttctacccTAAACTCCCAATCTAGCCATTAACGTGCAGTAAGATCTTTAGTCATTAATCTCATTTTGTGGCCATTTTTGCCTCATGATCTTAGTCATTATTAGTTTGTCTATATAAGCAATTTTTGGACATTATAGGGAAAAAATTGAgatatttcttaaaaatttctcaATCATCTTTTATTTTTACACACATCATATCatgaaaaatattataaaaattttcatgaaaatatgATCTAAATGAACCCATATTGATCTCTTAATGGAGAAAGGATAAAGAAAGAATAATATGCAAATGTGAGGGAttgtttcattttattttatgacTATGGAATGAAAATGTTTGCATACGAAAACTGGTAGGATGTCGGACCCTTTTCGCTTTTTTGGGATGTGCATTTCTATTACAATACTACTATTATCAGAGAAGAAGGACTTTGTTTTGCTGTTTGAACTGTTCGttgattcctttttctttttcttaccaACAATGTGGTGATATTTTTGTGAGTGGAAGTGGACGCATTTTCCAGCTTCACTCAGTAGTATCTTCAAGAACTATATCGTCTTCCTGCATTGTTTCTTACATCACATAAAATGCTACTGTGTCACGTCTGCTTGCCATAATATGAGCATGGAAAACACCTATGATAATACAGAAAATGACATAAACCAACCAGTTTGTTGGATGGAACAATTTAAACTCAACTGTCTGTGGCCGAATAAAATCTCGATCGCCTCTTTAGAGATCATTCATATCAAGCTTAAGTTTCATCATCTTCTTCCACTTTCTCAACCTTGTTTGCCACGATTCCACGAGAGAATTCTGGGCGGCATTATTTGCAGCAGTTCATGATGAGAGAACAAAATTAATCAGAGGGAACCTTCCAAAGGGCTCCTAGCTCACTAGGTACTGTAGAAAATGACGTTGAACGAAGAAAGAATATACTGTAGAGAGTATATTGTTAGATGgtagaaatttcttcctccctTTTCATCTGGCTGCGAAACGTATCCCTTCATACTTCCCTATCATACTTTTTCAAGATTTAACTTTATGATTTATGACTGGGGAATTTACAAGTTGAAATATTCTGTCAATTAGAGTGACTATTGTGGTCAGTCAATTTCCATATCTCCCATAAAGTATTCGTAAATATAGACATACAAATGATGCTGGAAAAGTCGCACACAATTATTGCCAATACGTACATTCTTCATGTCATGAAATAGAAAGGTGTATTTCCACGAAGCAACCTACAAATTTTTtatccaccaacctacaaatgCTTGTATCAAGAAAGATTGATTGACTTGAGAGCCATAAATTGATTATTTCCTGCATGCATTCTTGCATCAGAAAATATGCAGTATTAGTATGTTGATTACACGAGCAGGAAAGGGAAAGAACAAAGAGAATCGTACGTATGAACAGTTAAGAGTAGTACGTTATCCACAGGAAACTTCCTAAAATTGGTGGCTTCAGTCTTTGTTGTGAGTGGAGAATTCGTTGTGCTTGCGTCGCCCCTGGCTTTGGCTCTGGCTTTGGAAGATAAAGCCGTTCGAGGACCAAAAAAATTGTATTCGACAGAGGAATTATTACTTTGCAACCAACACCGCAAGAATTCTATACCATTCTTTTTAAGGTACGCGTTTCGCTTGATGATTGGAAGAATTTTAAGCGTTTCTTatgtttaataaataatataagatAATGCGATCATCAGGGAATGCTCCCAAGAGCCATCCACATGTCCACCAATAAACCCTTTCTTGGCCATTATTCTACAGACTCAACGCGAACCCAATAATTGACCCTACCAAAGTGAtgcaatgataaaaaaaaaagtgatgcaatgataaaaaaaaacaagttcttggggtttcttattttttttatttgtgtgtgtgtatatatatatatatatatatatattaattttaattttgaataaaaaggCTTAATTATGAAATATCACAGGCAGCAGCAGAAAAGGGAGACagaaatttgtgattttttcAGAGGGAGGGTAAAGAAAAAGCATACTCATTCTCAATAATGTTTCTTAAAATTATACACGAGTATCTGATTTCTCTCAATCCGCTGCTCCAGAGAAATGAGAAAACTAAGAAGTGCATTAAAAGGGATTATTGTAAAAGATCCAGAAAATGCTGTAATAAGCTGCATTTTTTAATTTGCCATGATCAATCTGATAATGCTCAAGGCGACAACCAGGACTTCAGCTTGTAAGGTACCATCGGGGCCGGGTATATGCATACATAACTAGAtaattcatgaaaaaaaaaagggcaaattacattttaccctcCTATGgctcagtattttttttttacataattccCTTGTGATtacaaaaactatacataatcttctcatgatttgaattagagtgtcaaagtgacggaaatagtCATCCGTGACGGAACTTttaaaaatatcgaaattacccttataaatacatgacacactaaCCCTGTATGATTTttatgttttaccatataatccccttatgatttttaaaacatatacatAATCCCCcttgattaataaataattttcaactttacataagcgcatttttgaaattttagctGACTCCGTTACGAGTAatcatttccgtcactttgatactttaattcaaatcacgagggggttatgtataacttttgaaatcataggAGAATTATGTAAGAAAATACTAAATCACTAgggataaagtgaaatttgcccaaaaaataaaaaacatttcTAACCAAATCTAAGTGAtgtgaaagataaaattaaagCACATTTGCCAAGAACCAGTGATTCAAATACTAGTTGGTGGATGAGTAGTGCGCCTAACATAAAATGAAATATGTCAAGCAGCACAATGCGTGTAGTGAAAAGTAAGAACTTTAACAACTTCACatttacaaaagccaaaagttAATCAAGTAGTGAGAAGAATATGTTTACAAATACATGGCCACACACTTCCACATATATAGTTAGACCCCAGTGCCGAGATCAAAATTGGACCAATTATTGGATACACACTGCCTAGATAAAAAACACTCACCATTCCCCAAAAAGCACATGCGAAAATATATAGACTTGTGGATAGACACTCCACATTCCCATGTCAAGTTTAGGACTAATTAAAGACCTACGGTCGAACTTCCAAAGCTGCCTTCTTGCTATCTATCCAGATGGTTATATATAAATAAGCCACAATCCATAAGCTTGTTTGCATTGATTTACTTCTACCCTTTCAGCTCCTAATTATACAAATGTCAACTAAAATAGCAGCTGAGAGTTTTCCAAATCCACCACCAGGAGAAAAGCCAGTACTGGTGGTGGTGAGAGTCTACGATGGAGAAAGAGATAAGGCGGCGGTGGAGGAGTTGGAGAGGCAGTACGAGGTCGGAAAACCCGGGAAGCCGTCGGTTGTCACAGACCTCATGGGCGATCCTACTGCTCGCATCCGCAACTTCACCTCCCACATCATGCTGGTAACGCTCAACTCATCAATTTCCTAACTCTCTTGAGTGAGCCCACCAGACATATCTGGATTTTACTCATTATATAGTGGAGTACTTATTATTAGTAATTACGCATGCATGCTTTTACTCAGCTCATTGAAGGAATTGCATCCTTTCGATTTCAAACTTTATTATTCTACGCTGACCATTAATGAAATGATTAACAAGTGGACACAGATGATGATAATATAGCGGTGCATGCATGGTTTCTTCATGCATGgcgtgatatatatatatatatatatatatctggaTTTTGTGTAATTAACTTGGCTATTGTCAATTTTTTCCTGCTGTGACAACACATGCAACAGGTAGCTGAATATGGATTTGAAAGACGGATTGTTGGTGTTATTAGGGGTTGCTTAAAATCTGTTACTAAAGGAAAGAATCCCTCCGGCCGGTTTCCTGCCTATGTCAAACTGGCTTGTATTCTTGGATTAAGGGTTTCCACTGCACACAGgtatttctttcttctctctctctctctctctctctctctgttttttttgaAAGACATTTTTTTCTCAAGTAAAGAAGCTAGGGATAatactactcacttgtatgTATTTCATGCTGCAAGAATCACACACCTGGTTATCATAACTTCTCGATTAATGCTCTATGTACACAGAActcgcatatatatatatatatatatatatatatatatatgttaccATTCGCCTATGAAATGATGGGATATTTTAATTAACATTCACTGTTTTAAAACTTTTCTCTCCATACATATTATTATTGCCGATCATCCCGTGTCCCTA
It includes:
- the LOC140005151 gene encoding phosphatidyl-N-methylethanolamine N-methyltransferase-like, whose amino-acid sequence is MATQDNNVTKSVSSPRLMKHSNQLSSEIKEGILVDSNSTSIKGKIMGLLACLGVISPFPFYYWLWTQPQTWVNLWGKGSDPCKVMAMVSHFLKLVQFASLLAVSTLSWPPPFYFWPLFIFGQFLNFRVYQLLGESGTYYGVRFGKTIPWVTDFPFGVIKDPQYVGSVMSLLACLSWVPYLYILLWVLGYAFMIHLESKEDPSTRAEAIS